From Patescibacteria group bacterium:
GTAACACCATCCATACCACGAGATTAAACAGCAACCACCCTCCCAAAACAAGAACAAGATTTGATTGTGGTAGGGCAGAGAGGGGCTGACCTTGTTCTTTCGTCCCCTTTTTCTCATATCCCTTTTTCGGTTGGTCGCCTTCTCCTTTCTCGCGTACCGCAAGTGCTACTTTGCCAATAATGATAAGCAAGAGTGCGAACAGGAAAATAATTATTTCAATTCTCATGAGACACCCCCTTTTTCTTCCGTGTCTTTCAGGACACTTCCGGCGGCCTTTGCGATACCGATTAACTCCTTGAACCCATCAGTACCGATAACAACTGTCTTTTGGCCGGGATTCTGAGTAACGGCCCGTGCCGTTTCAGCTCCCAAGACCGCGGGACCCTCCAAGTTGAGTTGAGCCATCATTTTTTTGAGTCCGGTCGTTCTTCCCTTGAGAGTTTCTCTCTCCTTTGCACCCTCGCCCCTGCCTTCAAGTTCAAGTTTTTTTCTCTGTGCTTCGGCTTCGATAACAGTCGCCTTTGCTTGGAGTGTTGCTTCGGGCACCCTTAGAATGGCTACGCTGAGCTCGTGACTAAAGATGATTGATTTTACTTCCGCGATAGCGATCTCAACGCCCCATGGTCTCGAACTTTTTGTGCCGGCGACTAGATCTCGCAACTCGCCCTTCAACATTTGCCCATACTTCTCAAGGTCCTTCAGCGCAGCTGCGGGAGTAACTTTGGAAAATTCCCGCATGAGCACTGTGATCATGATGTCTTCCATTTGTCGACGCGCTTCTTCTCTGCTGCCGATTGTGGTTAAAAACTGTATGTAATCCACAATGCGCCAGCGC
This genomic window contains:
- a CDS encoding SPFH domain-containing protein — its product is MELKAKIKEFANFTTFWITITIVYVSLFAIEYFVLSEHSQQFDETKLNWGLITFLFQILYTVAGFRIVGPTELGARLFFGNPINNLTSGLVFIPPGICQLSKGTRLTIEDELPADPQHIYRVKRGEPEVVPPELVGIMFPPIRIPFGHPERPSDDPLDVRITAEVVPIVRWRIVDYIQFLTTIGSREEARRQMEDIMITVLMREFSKVTPAAALKDLEKYGQMLKGELRDLVAGTKSSRPWGVEIAIAEVKSIIFSHELSVAILRVPEATLQAKATVIEAEAQRKKLELEGRGEGAKERETLKGRTTGLKKMMAQLNLEGPAVLGAETARAVTQNPGQKTVVIGTDGFKELIGIAKAAGSVLKDTEEKGGVS